The following nucleotide sequence is from Toxoplasma gondii ME49 chromosome IV, whole genome shotgun sequence.
CGAGACCAACAGAtctggaagaaaacgcaggttCCTCGAAAGTCTCCACACACTCTctgagacacagaggagacggctCTAGGACTTGGGCGTACACAggcgagacgcgacagaCGAAATTCGAGTTCGaactcttcgtctctccgccaGACATGAGCCGAGTTCGAAGAAATGGGGAATCACGAGGATCTGCTGCCTGGTTTTTAAAGGATAAAAAAGCCAGCGAGAAAAATCTCTGCATCGAAatgagaagaggaaagctTACAGTGTTTGGATGGTGATGGTCGAAAGTGACTGCAGTGTACCGGTGGTGAGGGTCGGCGGGAAGGAGCGCGCaactctgaaaaaaaaacatttACTGCACTTCAGTCGTTTGTATCTTGTTtcagcttttctctctgctcttcctccagcTGCCTTTCTCGGAGGAAGGAACGCGCGAGAGTtgaaagagaggaagttGAAGAACCGCGCTTGTCCGAGAAGTTCAAAACTCCTTGGAATCTCTTCATCTCCGGAGAACAGCGACTCGCCGCACAACCAGTCCAGAAGAGGCCGGCAGCAGTGTTCAAGGAATCCACGCCGAGAGAGcacggagaggaaacaagcaggcgaacgaggagacaaaaggaagacagaaggaagaacaggagaggaaggggaagaacggtcgagagaaaaaaggactgGAGCTGAGGAatgaagaagcaggcgaTTCGGGATGCAGAAAGGGGAAGCAACttgaaacagacgaaaaacagGGAACAGAGGATccccgagagaagaaagaaaaacctgAGGAAAAACTGGGACCAGAGCTAAAAAGGAACAGCGGGAGGGAGTCGCGAAAACAGGTTGCCTACCTCAAAGGAGGATTCCGTAGCTTTAAAAAGTTCACAGCTTCCTTCCATCATCACAAGAAGTTGCGgctctctgcctccggcCGTCGCTGAACCTAAAACGTCGTCTGGGTCACCTCGCGGCACCACCAGCCTGAagaaatcgaaaaaaacgttCAACAAAAGAAATCAAATCGAGGACTACATCATGCTCCCTCCAATGAGATCTCAACTATTTATGCAAACACCGCATGCACCTCTCtctttacatatatatacatatacatatacatatacatatacatatatatatatatatatatatatgaatgtagATTTAGATATAAACGTGAACCGAACTACAGAAGAAGATTGAAGCCCGTGATCACTCTCACATACGCGAAGATGCATATACGCATGGTTGCATCGAAACATGCATGCCTCTCGTTGCAGGACTCAAGTGATGCATGCGTGCTGGCCCAAACACTGGTGCTCTTTGGAGGCTGTGAATGGGACGTTGACAAAGGAGCCTTTACTTTCGAATCGGCTGAAAGCGACTCTGGGATGACTTCAGTTTAGAGACGATTGACGGCCGATGGAGAGACACGgcggagcgagaagaagggagagattcttcttcctcctcagcgTCCAGGAGGCTAACAGCAGGCGAAGGGAAATCGACAGAACTCCTCCACAGCACGCAGCGATCGGCTGTAAACAggcaaacagagaggaagaagacaacgcgAAAACGTAAGGGAGGCAGACCCAAGAAGATGTGAACACTGGAACTGAAGCTCTGGAAAAACGAGCACGACGACAGAGGACGGGCGAGACAAGCTCTCCCCAGAAGGAAGAtcaggagaagcgacagacagagttaggtcgaagaaaaacaggaaatgaagaaaaacggagagagaagaagactgcaCAAGCTGTCAGCAACCACTTTCGAAGTTGTGCAAATCAGAAACGGATTCGAGGTCGGGACGAaccaggtgtacatacacccgagtATCGGTTATCGAAACCCACCTTGGAATATGCAGAGAAaccacacacatatacatatatatatatatacatgcatttatGTATGTTTCTGTAGATGTGGGGACGACTGAAGTGAGAACGCCTCAGACGCTTCTCATTTGTGCCAcagtttctgcgtctcactTGCGTATCTTGTTTTCTGGTCGGGGAAagcagtgaagaagacgagagtcTCCCGcggcctctcttctctcgcggcgTCGTCCTCGACATTGTCCGCATTGTTCTTTTCGCTGGACTCCGTCGCGCCGGTCTCCTCGTGatcaggagagagagaagacacctGGCTTCCGCcaagggaaggaagaagcgcgagagcgTGGACTTCTGGGGGATGGACCAAGCGGCAGCTGCACTCCACTTCACccgtctcctcgacgcaTCCGACGACATGCAACTGAACAAGGCGGCGCAAACGAAAgcgcgagggagacagatgATAGACGGCGTCTGTGTTTCCactcctgcctcttctcgcttcgaTTCGACTGATACGCTTCCATCCCatttctgtcgctctctgcttgACGGattcgttctgtctctcacaGACGCCCGGCGTCTCCTGCGGGCCGCGCCGCGCGCGCGCCGCTTCTGACTCTTTGCAGGGTTTGTTCCTCGCGCGTGAGTTCCTTTTTCGAAAATGAAAACGAACCGTGGCTCGCAGTTACCTGGTTGCTGTGCTGGTCGGCTGCGTTTGTGCCTGCCATGAAAAGGTGAGGAAGGAAGgccgaagacgaggagcggCAGAACGAGGCGTACGCAGGCGGCGAGGCCAGCGGAACCAAGGCACTGGCTGCCGGGGCGTGGAGCTctgaacgaagagaggaaacaggaaacaggaaacgcgGCGCATCGAACGAGCGCCAGCCGCGGAGTTCGGGGGAAGACTCCAGggcaaaggaaacgaaacgaagagaggaagagacaggagtgACGCAGAGAGGGATGTGTGGGGTGACCTTGCTGTGAGCGTGGaccagagagagcgaacgcgaagaacagagacgagagaggcgctcaaagagaagagatgaggatgagagaacgaagaggaagcgaatcCGCGTCTGGTTCGCGTTtcagaaagacgagaaaggagaaacaacgCGCGAGAGCGACCCAGAGAAATAGGCGGGGAAATGCGACAAAGAATGGAGGAgttgacgaggaagaaaggaacgcgCGACCTCGGGGAGCGCGCTGAATcagtgagagagaggagagggaccAGTCAAGAGCACAGGACtgcggagacaaagaagagaggcgaaagccGATACGAAGCCTCAAGTGGGCGTTGTCGACAAACGGGGATCGCTTTCCAATCCCAAGATTCTGAACCAAGTCGCAAGGGGAGGACTCTCACTGTATGTGCCACAGGCCTCAGACCCTGCAAATCCGAACGGCGCCTGGGAGGCtctcgagggagagacgggagaaaggTCCGCGACCATTTTGTGTGGATCTCCAAGGACCAAGAGGCAAGGAAAAAAAGTCgaacggggagagaagaagaacagaggacgacgaggaagaagaagaggaaaagaaggaagagtggagaggaagaagaagaggagaaggaagaggaagagtggagaggaagaagaagaggagaaggaagaggaagagtggagaggaagaagaagagaaggaagaggaagaagaggaagagtggagaggcggagaaTTCCAGGGATCAAGGCGCAGGGAGGGGATTGGAAGGTCGGCGGCTGCAAGAGACTGGACGCGAGGTGTGGTGGACGCGGAAGGCAAAAGCGGTTTCAGAGACCcagcaagaaaagagaagaaagaggtaACAGAGGCGACCTCAAGGAACAAGACACGGGCAGCggcgaggaacgcgaggTCAAGATTCGCAGAGACTCCGAGACTCCATAGAAAACGCGCATTTCCTTCGCTTGCACACCGTCTCTCGCATTTCTGGCGTtgatgagagagaaggaactcgaggaagggaacgtttcttcctccttttccccCGCACAAAGTCCTCGCAGAACTCCTTCAAAGAGGCTCCGAGACTCACTCGCGTTCGCAGACAGCAAGGAGCGAACTGAGGGAGACCCGGGCAAAGAGAAAACCGTCTCAGAGAcccaagagagaagaagaaaacgaatcaCCATCTACGCTCTAGGCTACTCTCGCATCTTTCGCTTGTCCAGCTTTTTCCGACGCCCCTGCACACTAAAACGGGCAAATCTCGCCGTGGTGTCttgcttgcatgcaaaggcgaaggaaaaaaacggcTTCGCGGCGTCTGTTGTCTGCACAGCGCCTTTGCTTGTCTGCAAACGAAACTTGCGAGGAGAAGGCATTTGAAGTCAAACTGAGGCTCTTCTGCAGGAGCCGTGAAGACGGCTAGCTTCTCCTCGTTTAAAAACAAATTTCTGCCAAGGAAACGGTGGCTGACTCCTGGTGTGTGCAGACActtgaaaaaaaagacggccgaaagaagaaggtacgcgtttctcctcagtTTTCTGCGCCAACGGGAGAGCAAAAACagcgaaaaagcagaaaggagaaggactCCGAGGCGACGTTCAACTCGCAGAGGCCAGTCTTGTCGAGGAGGCGCTCTCTGCGTAACTTCGACAGGACGAAgccggcagagaagagaggcgtaTACACTCACTTCATTCAAATGGTAAAGAAGCAACTTGCTTACCGGAGGGAGCAGTTCACACCGATTTCAGAACTACAGATCTTCCTATGGTTTTCATTTCCACCTGATGATGAAGAATGGAAATTGGACTTCTCGACAGACGTGAGGAGACCGACTACGAACTTCGTGTGTTTTACACTGGGAGTCTTTTATCGGTTTTATCCGATCTGAACTCGCGGTTTTTTGGGGGGGGAAGGGGACTCGCTTTCAACACTGCATCATCTGCTAGCCTATACCACCCCTCGGATACGATACGAGTAAATGGCTGTGATGAGAaatcgagaagaaaagttgAGAAACTGGCAGCAGCTTTGGCGAGACTGGAAACTCCAGAGAACGCACTGCCGCTCAGCCGGTTCGGAACGCCTCGTCACATCGTGC
It contains:
- a CDS encoding WD domain, G-beta repeat-containing protein (encoded by transcript TGME49_319910); protein product: MVADLSPVSPSRASQAPFGFAGSEACGTYKLHAPAASALVPLASPPAYASFCRSSSSAFLPHLFMAGTNAADQHSNQLHVVGCVEETGEVECSCRLVHPPEVHALALLPSLGGSQVSSLSPDHEETGATESSEKNNADNVEDDAAREERPRETLVFFTAFPDQKTRYATDRCVLWRSSVDFPSPAVSLLDAEEEEESLPSSRSAVSLHRPSIVSKLKSSQSRFQPIRKLVVPRGDPDDVLGSATAGGREPQLLVMMEGSCELFKATESSFESCALLPADPHHRYTAVTFDHHHPNTIVAAEAREDGRGGMNVFGSGGSLRVFDLREKTNSRRCGVESSAGRRDAHAVNPHGRLAAPLSIDFNPNLSFSFVSGASDGCVAYWDGRTLKRPLQVLRDVHSHWVTSVSFNAFHDQLLLTASTDNTVKLHHAETLRVRRSPRSSSLLQGGGKGSELDVFSAESESGAEAGGSGGDCPEKAKKGRTDYASETVYSYEGGEDSVVAVAWAAHEAWACAALTAEGCISFHQVPPKEKYRILL